In Phenylobacterium koreense, one DNA window encodes the following:
- a CDS encoding metal-dependent hydrolase, which yields MFVGHYAASLAAKAVVPRAPLWSYVIAAQAVDIGWSALVIAGVEKVRIDPTLPGSTLDLYHMPFTHSLPAAVLWALTGLVLARAAKFPWGASIAIALTVFSHWLLDLVVHRPDLALWPGGPKVGLGLWNYPVPEQAVEIGLLGLAASAWAWTRGRDGRSLSPVLVFTGLLVAVQVVSMLMPGEGEPAGFAVSALAAYLVLALAAWALDRPRKLT from the coding sequence ATGTTCGTTGGACACTACGCCGCTTCCCTCGCCGCCAAGGCGGTCGTCCCGCGCGCGCCCTTGTGGAGCTACGTGATCGCGGCCCAGGCCGTGGACATCGGCTGGAGCGCCCTGGTTATCGCTGGAGTAGAAAAGGTCCGCATCGATCCGACCCTGCCCGGCAGCACCCTCGACCTCTATCACATGCCCTTTACACACAGCCTGCCGGCCGCGGTCCTGTGGGCGTTGACTGGCCTCGTTCTTGCTAGAGCGGCTAAATTCCCCTGGGGCGCGAGTATCGCCATCGCCCTGACGGTCTTCTCCCACTGGCTGCTGGATCTGGTCGTCCATCGCCCCGACCTGGCGCTCTGGCCGGGCGGGCCCAAGGTCGGGCTGGGCCTCTGGAACTACCCGGTCCCGGAGCAGGCGGTCGAGATCGGGCTCTTGGGCCTCGCCGCCTCGGCCTGGGCGTGGACGCGCGGGCGTGACGGGCGATCCCTCTCGCCGGTGCTGGTCTTCACCGGCCTGCTGGTAGCCGTGCAGGTCGTCTCCATGCTGATGCCGGGGGAGGGGGAGCCCGCCGGTTTCGCCGTCTCGGCGCTGGCCGCCTATCTGGTCCTCGCCCTTGCGGCCTGGGCGCTCGACCGTCCCCGCAAGCTGACCTGA
- a CDS encoding sigma-54-dependent transcriptional regulator, whose translation MTKTVLVVDDDPTQRRLIQAVLEREGFAVAHAENGDAAIKHLQSGASADVILLDLVMPGISGQDTLKELRARNFAQPVIMLTATGGIDTVVQAMQAGASDFFVKPASPERIIVSIRNALSMGALKGEVDRLKKHASGRTSFSDMVGNSPAMTMVKRMGERAAKSSIPILVTGESGVGKEVIARAVHGSSERAGKPFVAVNCGALPENLVESILFGHEKGSFTGATDKHLGKFQEANGGTLFLDEVGELPLDMQVKLLRALQESEIDPIGSKRSVKVDVRIVSATNRDLAQAVNEGRFREDLFYRLNVFPIEAPALRDRREDVPALVDHFIRRFNVEEGKSVVGASAETLALLTGYDWPGNVRQLENAVYRAIVLADAPYLQAYDFPAISGVAAPPPEVESVASQRPQTLPTAEQLVAEMPHDPPVRILDARGHLRTLEEIERDLIALAIEIYAGHMSEVARRLGIGRSTLYRKVREQGLEDVVKGAGGEGDTAAA comes from the coding sequence ATGACCAAGACAGTTCTGGTGGTGGACGACGATCCGACGCAACGGCGGCTGATTCAGGCCGTGCTGGAGCGCGAGGGCTTCGCCGTCGCCCATGCCGAGAACGGCGACGCCGCCATCAAGCACCTGCAGTCGGGAGCGTCCGCCGACGTGATCCTGCTGGACCTGGTGATGCCCGGCATCAGCGGCCAGGACACCCTGAAGGAACTGCGCGCGCGCAATTTCGCCCAGCCGGTGATCATGCTGACCGCGACAGGGGGGATCGACACCGTGGTCCAGGCCATGCAGGCCGGCGCCAGCGATTTCTTCGTCAAGCCGGCGAGCCCGGAACGGATCATCGTCTCGATCCGCAACGCGCTTTCGATGGGCGCGCTGAAGGGCGAGGTGGACCGCCTGAAGAAGCACGCCAGCGGGCGCACCAGCTTCTCGGACATGGTGGGCAATTCGCCGGCCATGACCATGGTCAAGCGCATGGGCGAGCGGGCGGCCAAGTCCTCGATCCCGATCCTGGTGACCGGCGAGAGCGGCGTCGGCAAGGAAGTCATCGCCCGGGCGGTTCACGGCTCCTCCGAGCGGGCGGGCAAACCGTTCGTCGCGGTGAACTGCGGCGCCCTGCCCGAGAACCTGGTGGAATCCATCCTGTTCGGCCACGAGAAGGGCAGCTTCACCGGCGCGACGGACAAGCACCTGGGCAAGTTCCAGGAGGCCAACGGCGGCACCCTGTTCCTCGATGAGGTGGGCGAATTGCCGCTGGACATGCAGGTCAAGCTGCTGCGGGCGCTGCAGGAGAGCGAGATCGACCCGATCGGCTCCAAGCGTTCGGTGAAGGTGGACGTGCGCATCGTCTCGGCCACCAACCGCGACCTGGCCCAGGCGGTCAACGAAGGCCGCTTCCGCGAGGACCTGTTCTATCGCCTGAACGTCTTTCCGATCGAGGCCCCGGCCCTGCGCGACCGCCGCGAGGACGTGCCGGCCCTGGTCGACCACTTCATCCGCCGGTTCAACGTCGAGGAAGGCAAGAGCGTCGTCGGGGCCTCGGCCGAGACCCTGGCCCTGCTGACCGGCTACGACTGGCCCGGCAACGTCCGCCAACTGGAGAACGCGGTCTATCGCGCCATCGTGCTGGCCGACGCGCCCTATCTGCAGGCCTACGACTTCCCGGCCATTTCCGGCGTCGCGGCCCCGCCGCCCGAGGTCGAGTCGGTGGCCAGTCAGCGGCCCCAGACCCTGCCGACCGCCGAACAACTGGTCGCCGAGATGCCGCACGACCCGCCGGTGCGGATCCTGGACGCCCGAGGCCATCTGCGGACCCTCGAGGAGATCGAGCGCGACCTTATCGCCCTGGCGATCGAGATCTATGCCGGCCACATGAGCGAGGTCGCCCGGCGCCTGGGCATCGGCCGCTCGACCCTCTACCGCAAGGTCCGCGAGCAGGGCCTGGAAGACGTGGTGAAGGGCGCCGGCGGCGAGGGCGACACGGCGGCGGCCTGA
- a CDS encoding DUF2312 domain-containing protein yields MSDDNAHGDILNQAAQGQLKSIIERIERLEQEKSEIAEQIKEVFAEAKGNGFDVKVLRKVVRIRKQDRAKRLEEEAILDLYLSAIGEI; encoded by the coding sequence ATGTCCGACGACAACGCCCACGGCGACATCCTGAACCAGGCCGCCCAGGGCCAGCTCAAGAGCATCATCGAGCGCATCGAACGCCTGGAGCAGGAAAAGTCGGAGATCGCCGAGCAGATCAAGGAAGTCTTCGCCGAGGCCAAGGGCAACGGCTTCGACGTCAAGGTGCTGCGCAAGGTGGTCCGCATCCGCAAGCAGGACCGCGCCAAGCGGCTTGAGGAAGAAGCCATCCTCGACCTCTATCTCTCGGCGATCGGAGAGATTTGA
- the folE gene encoding GTP cyclohydrolase I FolE, producing the protein MTEPKRPPTQEDAEAAVRTLIEWAGDDPDREGLLDTPARVARAYKELFSGYESDPREYLERTFEEVGGYDELVVLRDIRVVSFCEHHMLPFLGKAHVGYLPSNRVVGISKLARVVHGFARRLQIQEKLTAQIAESIQDILQPKGVGVVIVSEHSCMTMRGVNTPGSRLTTSHLLGVVRDDPRTRQEFLELVRNG; encoded by the coding sequence ATGACCGAACCCAAAAGACCGCCGACCCAGGAAGACGCCGAGGCGGCGGTGCGGACCCTGATCGAATGGGCCGGCGACGACCCCGACCGCGAGGGCCTGCTGGACACCCCGGCGCGGGTGGCGAGGGCCTATAAGGAGCTGTTCTCGGGCTATGAGAGCGACCCGCGCGAATACCTGGAGCGCACCTTCGAGGAGGTGGGCGGCTATGACGAGCTGGTGGTGCTGCGCGACATCCGGGTGGTGAGCTTCTGCGAGCACCACATGCTGCCGTTCCTGGGCAAAGCGCATGTGGGCTACCTGCCGTCGAACCGGGTGGTGGGAATCTCGAAGCTGGCGCGGGTGGTGCACGGTTTCGCCCGGCGGCTGCAGATCCAGGAGAAGCTGACGGCGCAGATCGCCGAGTCCATCCAGGACATCCTGCAGCCCAAGGGGGTGGGCGTGGTCATCGTCTCCGAGCACAGCTGCATGACCATGCGCGGGGTGAACACGCCCGGCTCGCGCCTGACGACGAGCCACCTGCTGGGGGTGGTGCGCGACGACCCGCGCACGCGCCAGGAGTTCCTGGAGCTGGTCCGGAACGGCTGA
- the ykgO gene encoding type B 50S ribosomal protein L36, with protein sequence MKVRSSLKSLKTRHRDCKLVRRKGVVYVINKTDPRFKAKQG encoded by the coding sequence ATGAAGGTCAGAAGCTCGCTCAAGTCGCTCAAGACTCGCCACCGCGACTGCAAGCTGGTGCGTCGCAAGGGCGTCGTCTACGTCATCAACAAGACCGACCCGCGCTTCAAGGCCAAGCAAGGCTAA
- a CDS encoding lytic murein transglycosylase, with the protein MARRVLIVLLLAGCASPAPSPAPHAPQPAPSAQAPAQPSAPIAPATSGDAGFDAWRDAFRSKAVAAGLSTMVVDRELAGLTPNTRVISLDSAQPEFSKPIGDYIKGVVSDERIARGQRYRVELPFWDSVEQQYGVPRDILMAVWAMESAFGAVQGDFDVVRSMSSLAYHGRRRAWAEGELISALRIIQSGEATRTQLKGSWAGAMGQTQFLPSNYLSTAVDADGDSRRDIWRSPNDALASAANLLAKGGWQRGGAWAREVALPQGFDYSLTEGPREPVSYWEGLGVRTADGQAWKPSEQGAPAQLVAPAGASGPVFLLFPNHFAIRKYNNSTSYALGIGLLADRFAGGGPLVAAWPVEQPMAIGDRIAAQTALARLGFNPGAPDGVVGVNTRTALRAWQKARGLVADGYLSAEMVRRLNVEAGALPAQN; encoded by the coding sequence ATGGCACGTCGCGTTCTTATTGTCCTCCTGCTCGCCGGCTGCGCGAGCCCTGCCCCGTCCCCTGCGCCGCACGCCCCGCAACCGGCGCCGAGCGCCCAGGCGCCTGCACAGCCCAGCGCGCCGATCGCCCCGGCGACCTCCGGCGATGCGGGCTTCGACGCCTGGCGCGACGCCTTCCGCAGCAAGGCGGTCGCCGCAGGGCTTTCGACCATGGTCGTGGACCGCGAGCTGGCCGGCCTGACCCCGAACACGCGGGTGATCAGCCTGGACTCGGCCCAGCCGGAATTCTCCAAGCCGATCGGCGACTATATAAAGGGCGTGGTCAGCGACGAGCGCATCGCCCGCGGCCAGCGCTATCGGGTCGAGCTGCCGTTCTGGGACAGCGTGGAGCAGCAGTACGGCGTGCCCCGGGACATCCTGATGGCGGTCTGGGCCATGGAGAGCGCATTCGGGGCGGTCCAGGGCGACTTCGACGTGGTCCGTTCCATGTCGAGCCTGGCCTATCACGGCCGCCGGCGCGCCTGGGCCGAGGGCGAGCTGATCTCGGCCCTGCGGATCATCCAGTCGGGCGAGGCCACCAGGACGCAACTGAAAGGCTCCTGGGCGGGCGCCATGGGCCAGACCCAGTTCCTGCCCTCGAACTATCTCTCCACAGCGGTCGACGCGGACGGCGACAGCCGGCGCGACATCTGGCGTTCGCCCAACGACGCCCTGGCCTCGGCGGCCAACCTGCTGGCCAAGGGCGGCTGGCAACGCGGCGGCGCCTGGGCGCGGGAAGTCGCCCTGCCCCAGGGCTTCGACTACAGCCTGACGGAAGGCCCGAGGGAGCCGGTGAGCTACTGGGAAGGCCTGGGGGTGCGGACGGCGGACGGACAGGCCTGGAAGCCGTCAGAGCAGGGAGCGCCGGCCCAGCTCGTCGCGCCGGCCGGGGCGAGCGGGCCGGTCTTCCTGCTGTTCCCGAACCACTTCGCGATCCGCAAGTACAACAACTCCACCTCGTATGCGCTGGGCATCGGCCTGCTGGCCGACCGGTTCGCCGGCGGCGGGCCGCTGGTGGCGGCATGGCCGGTGGAGCAGCCGATGGCGATCGGCGACCGGATCGCGGCGCAGACGGCCTTGGCCAGGCTGGGCTTCAACCCCGGCGCGCCTGACGGGGTGGTGGGCGTCAACACCCGAACCGCCCTGCGCGCCTGGCAGAAGGCCCGTGGCCTAGTGGCCGACGGCTACCTCTCGGCGGAGATGGTGCGGCGGCTGAACGTCGAGGCCGGAGCGCTGCCGGCGCAGAACTGA
- a CDS encoding MFS transporter, protein MPKFVSAPAGLPRGVFATIFGVSLVTAMGNTGMISVLPAIGRSIGIPDPMVAAIFSLSALLWAASSPFWAKASDRYGRKPLMLIGLSGFMASMIACGLVVSAGLLHLATPMVIFGLFLLARALFGLFGSASNPATQAYVAEHTAPEQRTQSMSALAGAFGLGTVIGPFVAPLFVIPGVKIDLAGPLFGFALLAAAMLFVVWKFLPESTHMPAAPVKAEPAIGTMAGEAVIKESPMWLDRRVRPFLIYGFIVAVCQTAQAQTLGFLIIDKLHVSPTAAQGYIAIAMMFGAMAGLLAQWGIIRMFDMTPRQLLRWGVGVAALGNLIVAFQPSYAAVVAGYAIASLGFGLARPGFTAGSSLAVDMHEQARVAGAIAAVNGVNVVLAPGFVWLYEHVAPAPFLICAALLAGMLVFAFRNQQLRNADPMPATRADAAIATLEKSDEGGV, encoded by the coding sequence ATGCCCAAGTTCGTTTCAGCGCCCGCGGGTCTGCCGAGAGGCGTCTTCGCTACCATTTTCGGCGTCTCCCTGGTCACGGCCATGGGCAATACCGGCATGATATCCGTATTGCCGGCCATCGGCCGTTCGATCGGCATTCCCGATCCGATGGTGGCGGCGATCTTCTCGCTTTCGGCCTTGCTCTGGGCCGCCTCTTCGCCCTTCTGGGCCAAGGCTTCCGACCGCTACGGACGCAAGCCCCTGATGCTCATCGGGCTCTCCGGGTTCATGGCCTCGATGATCGCCTGCGGCCTGGTGGTCAGCGCGGGGCTGCTGCATCTGGCGACGCCCATGGTGATCTTCGGCCTGTTCCTGTTGGCGCGGGCGCTGTTCGGCCTGTTCGGTTCGGCCTCGAACCCCGCGACCCAGGCCTATGTGGCCGAGCACACCGCGCCCGAGCAGCGCACCCAGTCGATGTCGGCCCTGGCCGGCGCCTTCGGCCTCGGCACCGTCATCGGCCCCTTCGTCGCGCCCCTGTTCGTAATTCCTGGGGTCAAGATCGACCTGGCCGGCCCCTTGTTCGGCTTCGCCCTGCTGGCGGCGGCCATGCTGTTCGTGGTCTGGAAGTTCCTGCCTGAAAGCACCCACATGCCCGCCGCGCCGGTGAAGGCTGAGCCCGCCATCGGGACCATGGCCGGCGAGGCGGTCATCAAGGAAAGCCCCATGTGGCTGGACCGCCGGGTGCGCCCCTTCCTGATCTACGGCTTCATCGTCGCGGTCTGCCAGACCGCCCAGGCCCAGACCCTCGGCTTCCTGATCATCGACAAGCTGCACGTCAGCCCGACCGCGGCCCAGGGCTACATCGCCATCGCCATGATGTTCGGCGCGATGGCCGGCCTGCTGGCCCAGTGGGGCATCATCCGCATGTTCGATATGACCCCGCGCCAGCTCCTGCGTTGGGGCGTCGGCGTGGCCGCCCTCGGCAACCTCATCGTCGCTTTCCAGCCGAGCTACGCGGCCGTCGTCGCCGGCTACGCCATCGCCAGCCTCGGCTTCGGCCTGGCCCGGCCCGGCTTCACCGCCGGTTCCTCGCTGGCGGTCGACATGCACGAGCAGGCCCGCGTCGCCGGCGCCATCGCCGCGGTCAACGGGGTCAATGTCGTGCTCGCCCCGGGCTTCGTCTGGCTCTATGAGCACGTCGCCCCGGCTCCGTTCCTGATCTGCGCGGCCCTGCTGGCCGGCATGCTGGTCTTCGCCTTCCGCAACCAACAGCTCCGCAACGCCGACCCCATGCCCGCCACCCGGGCCGACGCGGCCATCGCGACCCTGGAAAAGAGCGACGAAGGCGGGGTTTGA
- the motA gene encoding flagellar motor stator protein MotA, giving the protein MFQIIGIVLLFALVFGSFLISGGNLAVILHALPHEMMAIGGAGVASFLIANSLPVIKGTGAGFGKVFSGPRWKANDYRDLLSLLFLLTKTMKSKGVIALESHIETPRESTIFARFPKVMKDHFAVDFICDTLRMMTMNLEDPHQVEDAMEKQLEKHHHEALAPAAALQSLADALPALGIVAAVLGVIKTMGAITEPPEVLGGMIGSALVGTFLGVFLAYGLVGPMANRLREVVEEEGSYYKIIQSVLVAHLHGNAAQISVEIGRGSVPSGAQPSFLELEEALSAIPAEG; this is encoded by the coding sequence ATGTTTCAGATTATCGGCATCGTGCTGCTCTTCGCACTGGTGTTCGGGAGCTTTCTGATCTCCGGAGGCAACCTCGCGGTGATCTTGCATGCCCTTCCGCACGAGATGATGGCGATCGGCGGGGCGGGCGTCGCTTCGTTCCTGATCGCCAACTCGCTGCCGGTGATCAAGGGGACCGGGGCGGGCTTCGGGAAGGTGTTCAGCGGGCCGAGATGGAAGGCCAACGACTACCGCGACCTGCTCTCGCTGCTGTTCCTGCTGACCAAGACCATGAAATCCAAGGGCGTCATCGCCCTGGAGAGCCACATCGAGACGCCGCGGGAGAGCACGATCTTCGCGCGCTTCCCCAAGGTGATGAAGGACCACTTCGCCGTCGACTTCATCTGCGACACCCTGCGGATGATGACCATGAACCTCGAGGACCCGCATCAGGTCGAGGACGCCATGGAAAAGCAGCTCGAGAAGCACCATCACGAGGCGCTGGCGCCGGCGGCCGCCCTGCAGAGCCTGGCCGACGCCCTGCCCGCCCTGGGCATCGTCGCGGCCGTGCTGGGGGTCATCAAGACCATGGGCGCTATCACCGAGCCGCCGGAAGTGCTGGGCGGGATGATCGGCTCGGCCCTGGTCGGGACCTTCCTCGGGGTGTTCCTCGCCTACGGCCTGGTCGGACCGATGGCCAACCGCCTGCGCGAGGTCGTGGAGGAGGAAGGCTCCTACTACAAGATCATCCAGTCGGTGCTGGTGGCGCACCTGCACGGCAACGCCGCCCAGATCTCGGTGGAGATCGGCCGCGGCAGCGTGCCCTCCGGCGCGCAGCCGAGCTTCCTGGAACTGGAAGAGGCGCTGTCGGCGATCCCGGCGGAGGGGTAG